In Gammaproteobacteria bacterium, a genomic segment contains:
- the purB gene encoding adenylosuccinate lyase has translation EGNAEIKKVAEFFHFACTSEDINNLSYALMLQEARDKVLYPAWDAINEDIRALAHKYADIPMLSRTHGQPASPTTLGKEMANVAHRLMRQRVQLEEIELLGKINGAVGNYNAHLSAYPDIDWDKENEAFVESLGLSFNPYTIQIEPHDYMAELFDVCARYNTILMDFCRDVWGYIALGFFKQKTVAGEIGSSTMPHKVNPIDFENAEGNIGIANALFRHLGEKLPVSRWQRDLTDSTVLRNLGVGFGHSVIAYASAQKGISKLEANPERMAADLDDNWEVLAEPIQTVMRRYGIEQPYEKLKELTRGKKVDGPAMRAFVDKLDLPEDAKKRLMDMTPASYIGIAAKLAKDI, from the coding sequence CGAGGGCAATGCCGAGATCAAGAAAGTCGCGGAGTTCTTCCACTTCGCCTGCACCTCGGAAGACATCAACAACCTGTCCTATGCCCTGATGCTGCAGGAAGCGCGCGACAAGGTGCTCTACCCGGCCTGGGATGCCATCAATGAAGACATCCGCGCGCTGGCCCACAAGTACGCCGACATCCCGATGCTGTCGCGCACCCATGGCCAGCCGGCCTCGCCGACGACGCTGGGCAAGGAAATGGCCAACGTCGCGCATCGCCTGATGCGCCAGCGCGTGCAGCTCGAAGAAATCGAATTGCTGGGCAAGATCAATGGCGCGGTGGGCAATTACAACGCCCATCTCTCGGCCTACCCGGACATCGACTGGGACAAGGAAAACGAAGCCTTTGTCGAATCGCTGGGCCTGAGCTTCAATCCCTACACCATCCAGATCGAGCCGCATGACTACATGGCCGAGCTGTTCGACGTATGCGCGCGCTACAACACCATCCTGATGGACTTCTGCCGCGACGTCTGGGGTTACATCGCACTCGGCTTCTTCAAGCAGAAGACCGTTGCCGGCGAAATCGGTTCGTCGACCATGCCGCACAAGGTCAACCCGATCGACTTCGAAAACGCCGAAGGCAACATCGGCATCGCCAACGCCCTGTTCCGTCACCTGGGCGAAAAGCTGCCGGTGTCGCGCTGGCAGCGTGACCTGACCGACTCCACCGTGCTTCGCAATCTCGGTGTCGGCTTCGGTCATTCCGTGATTGCCTATGCCTCGGCACAGAAAGGCATCTCCAAGCTGGAAGCCAATCCGGAGCGCATGGCCGCCGACCTGGATGACAACTGGGAAGTGCTCGCCGAGCCGATCCAGACCGTCATGCGCCGTTATGGCATCGAGCAGCCCTACGAAAAGCTGAAGGAACTCACCCGCGGCAAGAAAGTCGACGGTCCGGCGATGCGTGCCTTTGTCGACAAGCTCGACCTGCCGGAAGATGCCAAAAAGCGTCTGATGGACATGACACCGGCGAGCTACATCGGCATCGCCGCGAAGCTGGCGAAGGACATCTGA
- a CDS encoding cupin domain-containing protein: MTQRAHDSVLGGLAVEEFLKKHWQKKPLLIRNAFPDFETPLSADELAGLACEDGIESRVVINDSERYELRQGPFSDRDFAELPEQGWTLLVQDVDKHLPDLADFLEHFNFIPNWRIDDLMISYAAEGGGVGPHTDQYDVFLLQAAGKRRWQVAESFDPSIIEGIDLKVLKTFTPEADWVLEPGDMLYLPPGVAHDGVALDSDCMTWSIGFRAPALQDMISDFVELVQQRVEDDTMYSDADLSLEDSRDGKLSDAGLKRARDLLRSALEQDDAEMNRWFGRFVTEPKAWLATAAPEDRWSPEALKSALATQDFERDSRSRMTWLDDGENTILFIDGDAWTLEKGKESGLDELLGMICTRRLYPAGSFGKWLDDDAAFSLLLQLADHGALKPVIPGDSE, encoded by the coding sequence ATGACACAACGAGCGCATGACTCGGTGCTAGGTGGACTCGCCGTCGAGGAATTCCTGAAGAAGCACTGGCAGAAAAAGCCGCTGCTGATCCGTAACGCCTTTCCGGATTTCGAGACTCCGCTGAGCGCTGACGAACTCGCTGGCCTGGCCTGCGAGGATGGCATCGAGTCGCGCGTTGTCATCAACGATAGCGAACGTTATGAACTGCGCCAGGGCCCCTTCTCCGACAGGGACTTTGCCGAGCTGCCGGAGCAAGGCTGGACCTTGCTGGTACAGGACGTGGACAAGCACCTGCCGGACCTTGCTGACTTTCTCGAGCATTTCAATTTCATCCCGAACTGGCGCATCGACGACCTGATGATTTCCTATGCCGCCGAGGGCGGCGGTGTCGGGCCGCACACCGACCAGTACGACGTGTTCCTGTTGCAGGCTGCCGGCAAGCGCCGCTGGCAGGTTGCCGAGTCCTTTGATCCGAGCATCATCGAGGGCATCGACCTCAAGGTGCTGAAGACGTTTACGCCGGAAGCGGACTGGGTCCTGGAACCCGGCGACATGCTCTACCTCCCACCAGGCGTGGCCCATGACGGCGTCGCGCTCGATTCCGACTGCATGACCTGGTCGATCGGCTTCCGCGCTCCTGCCTTGCAGGACATGATTTCGGATTTCGTCGAGCTGGTGCAGCAGCGCGTCGAGGACGACACCATGTACAGCGATGCGGACCTGTCGCTGGAAGATAGCCGGGACGGCAAGCTGTCGGATGCAGGGCTGAAGCGCGCCCGCGACCTGCTGCGCTCGGCGCTGGAACAGGATGATGCCGAGATGAATCGCTGGTTCGGGCGTTTCGTGACCGAGCCCAAGGCCTGGTTGGCCACGGCCGCGCCAGAAGACAGATGGTCCCCGGAAGCGCTGAAGTCGGCGCTGGCCACGCAGGACTTCGAACGGGACTCCCGCAGCCGCATGACCTGGCTGGACGACGGCGAAAACACGATCCTGTTCATCGATGGCGACGCCTGGACCCTCGAAAAGGGCAAGGAAAGCGGGCTTGACGAGCTGCTGGGAATGATCTGCACTCGGCGACTCTATCCGGCGGGCAGCTTCGGAAAATGGCTTGATGACGACGCAGCATTTTCACTCCTCTTGCAGCTGGCCGACCACGGTGCCCTCAAGCCCGTGATACCGGGAGATTCGGAATGA
- a CDS encoding GNAT family N-acetyltransferase — MSADLNQIAFRLAEWPDDIEAIRSVRMPVFMVEQNVSEEEEWDGRDQECLHVLAFDGDRPVGTARLLPDGKIGRMAVLKSHRGRDIGGRLLTMLVEEARKRGDASVKLASQVHAIPFYERFGFVAHGEEFMDANIPHRWMTRDLTTNSAGARDE, encoded by the coding sequence ATGAGCGCAGACCTGAACCAGATCGCATTTCGCCTAGCCGAATGGCCCGACGACATCGAGGCCATCCGCTCGGTCCGCATGCCGGTGTTCATGGTCGAGCAGAATGTCTCCGAAGAGGAAGAATGGGACGGCCGCGACCAGGAATGCCTGCACGTGCTTGCTTTCGACGGGGACCGACCGGTCGGCACCGCGCGCCTGCTGCCGGACGGCAAGATCGGCCGCATGGCGGTGCTGAAATCCCACCGTGGCCGTGACATTGGCGGCCGACTCCTTACAATGCTGGTGGAAGAAGCGCGCAAACGGGGCGACGCCTCGGTCAAGCTGGCCTCGCAGGTTCATGCCATCCCGTTTTACGAGCGCTTCGGCTTTGTCGCCCACGGCGAGGAATTCATGGATGCCAACATTCCGCACCGCTGGATGACACGAGACCTGACCACCAACAGCGCAGGTGCCCGCGATGAGTGA